A region from the Peromyscus leucopus breed LL Stock chromosome 9, UCI_PerLeu_2.1, whole genome shotgun sequence genome encodes:
- the Dnase1l3 gene encoding deoxyribonuclease gamma isoform X2, which translates to MGSPSCLPQISRLYKSVSRELSLHPDGSPWSAKMSPHPAFLSLTSLLLFSLVLHDVLALRLCSFNVRSFGESKKENHNAMDVIVKIIKRCDLILLMEIKDSSNNICPMLMEKLNGNSRRSTTYNYVISSRLGRNTYKEQYAFLYKEKLVSVKARYLYHDYQDGDIDVFSREPFVVWFQAPFTAVKDFVVVPLHTTPESSVKEMDELVDVYMDVKRRWKVESFIFMGDFNADCSYVPKKAWKNIRLRMDPHFVWLIGDQEDTTVKKSTNCAYDRIVLRGQEIVNSVVPHSNGTFDFQKAYELSEEEALDVSDHFPVEFKLQSSRAFTNNRKSVALKKRKRGNRS; encoded by the exons ATGGGATCTCCATCTTGCCTTCCTCAGATTTCAAG GCTTTATAAGTCAGTGAGCCGGGAGCTGTCTCTTCATCCAGACGGAAGTCCCTGGAGTGCAAAGATgtccccacacccagctttcttgAGCCTGACCTCCTTGCTGCTCTTCTCCCTTGTCCTCCATGATGTCCTGGCCCTGAGGCTCTGCTCCTTCAATGTGAGATCCTTTGGAGAGAGCAAGAAGGAAAACCACAATGCCATGGATGTTATTGTGAAG ATCATCAAACGCTGTGACCTTATACTCCTGATGGAAATAAAGGACAGCAGCAACAACATCTGCCCCATGCTGATGGAGAAGCTGAATGG AAATTCACGGAGAAGCACAACATACAACTACGTGATTAGTTCTCGACTTGGAAGAAACACATACAAAGAACAGTATGCCTTCCTCTACAA aGAAAAGCTGGTATCTGTGAAGGCAAGATACCTCTACCATGACTATCAGGATGGAGACATCGATGTATTTTCCAGGGAACCCTTTGTGGTTTGGTTCCAGGCGCCCTTCACTG CTGTCAAAGACTTTGTGGTTGTCCCCTTGCATACAACTCCTGAGAGTTCTGTTAAAGAGATGGATGAGTTGGTTGATGTCTACATGGATGTGAAACGTCGATGGAAAGTGGAG AGTTTCATCTTCATGGGTGACTTCAACGCTGACTGCAGCTATGTCCCAAAGAAGGCCTGGAAGAACATCCGTTTGAGGATGGACCCCCACTTCGTTTGGCTGATTGGGGATCAAGAGGACACCACAGTCAAGAAGAGCACCAACTGTGCCTATGACAG GATTGTTCTTCGAGGACAAGAGATAGTCAACTCAGTGGTTCCCCACTCAAATGGCACCTTTGACTTCCAGAAAGCTTATGAGTTGTCAGAAGAGGAG GCCCTGGATGTCAGTGACCACTTTCCAGTTGAGTTTAAGCTGCAATCTTCAAGGGCCTTCACCAACAACAGAAAATCTGTTGctctaaagaagagaaaaagaggcaatCGTTCCTAG
- the Dnase1l3 gene encoding deoxyribonuclease gamma isoform X1, translated as MGSPSCLPQISSRLYKSVSRELSLHPDGSPWSAKMSPHPAFLSLTSLLLFSLVLHDVLALRLCSFNVRSFGESKKENHNAMDVIVKIIKRCDLILLMEIKDSSNNICPMLMEKLNGNSRRSTTYNYVISSRLGRNTYKEQYAFLYKEKLVSVKARYLYHDYQDGDIDVFSREPFVVWFQAPFTAVKDFVVVPLHTTPESSVKEMDELVDVYMDVKRRWKVESFIFMGDFNADCSYVPKKAWKNIRLRMDPHFVWLIGDQEDTTVKKSTNCAYDRIVLRGQEIVNSVVPHSNGTFDFQKAYELSEEEALDVSDHFPVEFKLQSSRAFTNNRKSVALKKRKRGNRS; from the exons ATGGGATCTCCATCTTGCCTTCCTCAGATTTCAAG CAGGCTTTATAAGTCAGTGAGCCGGGAGCTGTCTCTTCATCCAGACGGAAGTCCCTGGAGTGCAAAGATgtccccacacccagctttcttgAGCCTGACCTCCTTGCTGCTCTTCTCCCTTGTCCTCCATGATGTCCTGGCCCTGAGGCTCTGCTCCTTCAATGTGAGATCCTTTGGAGAGAGCAAGAAGGAAAACCACAATGCCATGGATGTTATTGTGAAG ATCATCAAACGCTGTGACCTTATACTCCTGATGGAAATAAAGGACAGCAGCAACAACATCTGCCCCATGCTGATGGAGAAGCTGAATGG AAATTCACGGAGAAGCACAACATACAACTACGTGATTAGTTCTCGACTTGGAAGAAACACATACAAAGAACAGTATGCCTTCCTCTACAA aGAAAAGCTGGTATCTGTGAAGGCAAGATACCTCTACCATGACTATCAGGATGGAGACATCGATGTATTTTCCAGGGAACCCTTTGTGGTTTGGTTCCAGGCGCCCTTCACTG CTGTCAAAGACTTTGTGGTTGTCCCCTTGCATACAACTCCTGAGAGTTCTGTTAAAGAGATGGATGAGTTGGTTGATGTCTACATGGATGTGAAACGTCGATGGAAAGTGGAG AGTTTCATCTTCATGGGTGACTTCAACGCTGACTGCAGCTATGTCCCAAAGAAGGCCTGGAAGAACATCCGTTTGAGGATGGACCCCCACTTCGTTTGGCTGATTGGGGATCAAGAGGACACCACAGTCAAGAAGAGCACCAACTGTGCCTATGACAG GATTGTTCTTCGAGGACAAGAGATAGTCAACTCAGTGGTTCCCCACTCAAATGGCACCTTTGACTTCCAGAAAGCTTATGAGTTGTCAGAAGAGGAG GCCCTGGATGTCAGTGACCACTTTCCAGTTGAGTTTAAGCTGCAATCTTCAAGGGCCTTCACCAACAACAGAAAATCTGTTGctctaaagaagagaaaaagaggcaatCGTTCCTAG
- the Dnase1l3 gene encoding deoxyribonuclease gamma isoform X3, which yields MSPHPAFLSLTSLLLFSLVLHDVLALRLCSFNVRSFGESKKENHNAMDVIVKIIKRCDLILLMEIKDSSNNICPMLMEKLNGNSRRSTTYNYVISSRLGRNTYKEQYAFLYKEKLVSVKARYLYHDYQDGDIDVFSREPFVVWFQAPFTAVKDFVVVPLHTTPESSVKEMDELVDVYMDVKRRWKVESFIFMGDFNADCSYVPKKAWKNIRLRMDPHFVWLIGDQEDTTVKKSTNCAYDRIVLRGQEIVNSVVPHSNGTFDFQKAYELSEEEALDVSDHFPVEFKLQSSRAFTNNRKSVALKKRKRGNRS from the exons ATgtccccacacccagctttcttgAGCCTGACCTCCTTGCTGCTCTTCTCCCTTGTCCTCCATGATGTCCTGGCCCTGAGGCTCTGCTCCTTCAATGTGAGATCCTTTGGAGAGAGCAAGAAGGAAAACCACAATGCCATGGATGTTATTGTGAAG ATCATCAAACGCTGTGACCTTATACTCCTGATGGAAATAAAGGACAGCAGCAACAACATCTGCCCCATGCTGATGGAGAAGCTGAATGG AAATTCACGGAGAAGCACAACATACAACTACGTGATTAGTTCTCGACTTGGAAGAAACACATACAAAGAACAGTATGCCTTCCTCTACAA aGAAAAGCTGGTATCTGTGAAGGCAAGATACCTCTACCATGACTATCAGGATGGAGACATCGATGTATTTTCCAGGGAACCCTTTGTGGTTTGGTTCCAGGCGCCCTTCACTG CTGTCAAAGACTTTGTGGTTGTCCCCTTGCATACAACTCCTGAGAGTTCTGTTAAAGAGATGGATGAGTTGGTTGATGTCTACATGGATGTGAAACGTCGATGGAAAGTGGAG AGTTTCATCTTCATGGGTGACTTCAACGCTGACTGCAGCTATGTCCCAAAGAAGGCCTGGAAGAACATCCGTTTGAGGATGGACCCCCACTTCGTTTGGCTGATTGGGGATCAAGAGGACACCACAGTCAAGAAGAGCACCAACTGTGCCTATGACAG GATTGTTCTTCGAGGACAAGAGATAGTCAACTCAGTGGTTCCCCACTCAAATGGCACCTTTGACTTCCAGAAAGCTTATGAGTTGTCAGAAGAGGAG GCCCTGGATGTCAGTGACCACTTTCCAGTTGAGTTTAAGCTGCAATCTTCAAGGGCCTTCACCAACAACAGAAAATCTGTTGctctaaagaagagaaaaagaggcaatCGTTCCTAG